GCGGATTTCTATTTATGATTTAAGCGGAAGCCTACTTCTGACCAAACAAATATCGGGTGACGAATATATTGATATCAATACTTTGCCACAGGGAATGTATATGGTTAGAGCAACGACAGAGAAGGGTTCGGTTACTAAAAAGATAGTTAAGAAATAGCTGACCTATAATGTGGCTATGATTTTAAAGGCTTATTTATAAATACTTTAGCTTTTAATTATTGGTAAGTACTGGTCGTTGGTATTGGCAGGCTATAAGAAAAGAGCACAATCAATGGAAATTAGAATTCCATTGGTTGTGCTCTTTCTATTATTAAAAAATATATACACTTAAAGATATAGGCAAAAAAAATGGTTGTTTCACAACAACCAATCTTTGTTAACCTTAAATCTAATACTATGAAAAACACATTGCAAAGGTAAGCCTTTTAATTTAATCTGCAAATAAATGAAATAAAACGAGGTGTTTTACAACATATTTTAATAAATATTTGTTTCAGTTAAATATATAAGCTGCTTTTGTTCCTATTTTTTCTTTTTTTTGCCTTGCTGGTACAATACAATGGAAGCATTTTCTACAGTGATAAGACAACCACATGACAGGTAATCGAACCATGGAAGAATCTTTTCTATAAAGAAATCTATTTTAGAAGATTCGTCTACTATTTCTACCACAATAGGTAGTTTCTCTGTGATCTCCCAGAATTTAACTGAACGGATAACACTGCTTGAACCAAATCCCATTATTCCCTTTGTAACAGTTGCTCCGGCAAGTCCGTATCGCTTGGCTGCAAAAACAACCGTCTCATAAAGAAGAGAATGTTTAAACTTGTCTGTATTGCTGGTAAATATCCGCAATATCTTTGCTTCACCTTTTGCTTCCATAATCAAAATATTTTAGTGATAAGATTACCTAGATAGGTGGCTGTTAATCCCAGAAATAAGCTTAAGCTGGCGTAAATTGCAAAATAAAAGAAGTTACCGTCTCTTAACAGAGATACATTTTCGCTGGAAAAAGTAGAAAATGTTGTAAATCCGCCGCAAAAACCTATGGTGAGGAACATCCGCCATTCATTGTTGATCAGGTTTCCTCGTTCAGAGAGCCCATAAAAGAAGCCCACAAGGAAACAGCCGAGTATATTAACTATAAATGTGCCGAAAGGAAATGAGGAGATAACACTGTTTTGTATAAATCGGGAAGTGAGGTAACGTGATACGCCACCAATGAAACTACCGGAACCGATTATAAACAGTGTTTTTATCATAGAATGTAAATATCATTATTTACACAAATGTAAGAATAAGAAGTTGTGGAGCAGCTTTTTGAAGGAAATATTTTATCCTGAATTGTAAAAAAAATAAGGTACCTCAATATTGAAGTACCTTATTTTTCTGAGCCTCTTGTCGGATTCGAACCAACGACCCCGAGATTACAAATCACGTGCTCTGGCCAACTGAGCTAAAGAGGCGGGGTGGGTAAGCTTACTATATCGCGCCGCTACAACCAACTACCTTTGCTGCGATCAAGCCCTGGAGGATTTGAAGGGAGCTAGCCGTATAGGACTTACCCGAGCACAAAGGTAGATATTTTATTTAACCCTGCAATACCTCCCTGAAACTTTTTTTTGTTCAGATGGACTAAGCTGCTACCTCTCAATTATTTAAAAGGATGAAATTTTCTGAATTATTTTTTCTTATTAGCATGTAGGGCCAGAATCTTTATCTCATTTTAATAATTTTCATTTCATTTATTACTGCTTCTTGATGTAAAAATAGTACTTTTGTGCTCAAATATAAATGATAATAATGGAGAATAGAAGCTTTATGAATAAGTATGCCATGCAATATGGTTCTTATATGGGAATTTTTTGGATTGTAAAATTTGCTTTCTTCCCACTTGGGCTTACTATACCCTTTCTGGAATTTTTCTTTCTTATACTAACTATTTTAGTTCCTTTTGTGGGATATTATCTTACCCGAATGTATAGGGACAAAGTTTGTGGTGGTGGCATTAGTTTTGGACATGCCTGGGTATTTACCGCTTTTATGTATATGTTTGCTGCATTACTTACATCTGTAGGGCATTATCTTTATTTCAGGTTTATTGATAATGGGTTCGTTGCAAGTGCTTATCTTGAAATGATTAAGCAATTAGAGAAAAGTCAGCCTGTTGGTTTGGGTGACTCTCTGAAACAAATTGAAGAAACAATAAAGATGCTTGGAAACCTGCGTCCTATTGAGATAATTATGCAATTACTTTCTCAAAATGTAATATACGGAGCTTTTATGGCTCTACCAATTGCTTTCTTTGTAAAAAAGAAAGTGCTTGTTACAATGGAAGATAGTAAGGGAGAGAATAATCAAGAAGAAGATAATAAAGAATAATAGAATATGGATATATCTGTAATAATCCCTTTGTTCAATGAAGAAGAATCACTTCCGGAACTTTATGCATGGATAGACCGGGTGATGGCTGATAATGGTTTTTCTTACGAAGTAATCTTTGTAAATGATGGAAGTACCGACCGTTCATGGGAGGTGATTGAAGAACTAAAAGCAAAATCGGATACTGTAAAAGGTATTAAATTTCGTCGTAATTATGGAAAATCGCCTGCATTGTTCTGTGGCTTCAAAAAGGCACAAGGTGATGTGGTGATTACAATGGATGCCGATTTGCAGGATAGTCCGGATGAAATTCCGGAACTTTACAGAATGATTACGAAAGATGGATATGACTTGGTTTCCGGATGGAAAGAAAAAAGATATGATCCGTTGTCTAAAACATTACCTACCAAATTGTTTAATGCTACAGCTCGTTCTGTATCGGGAGTAAAGAACCTTCATGACTTTAATTGTGGATTGAAGGCTTACAAAAATCAGGTAGTGAAAAATGTAGAGGTTTATGGTGAGATGCACCGTTACATTCCTTATCTTGCTAAAAATGCCGGATTTACAAAGATAGGGGAGAAGGTGGTACAACATCAGGCTCGTAAGTATGGCTCTACAAAATTCGGAATGAGCAGATTTGTGAATGGTTATCTGGACTTGCTTTCATTGTGGTTCCTTTCTAAATTTGGTAAGAAGCCTATGCACATTTTTGGTTTGCTGGGCTCATTAATGTTCCTTCTTGGTTTTATATCGGTGATAATTGTGGGTGCTTCAAAGCTTTACTCAATGTATTCTGGTTTAGAATACAGACTGGTAACGGATTCTCCTTATTTTTATCTGGCGCTGACTTCTATGATGATTGGAACTCAATTGTTCCTGGCCGGATTTGTTGGTGAACTGGTTACTCGTAATGCTCCGGAACGTAATAATTACAAAATAGAAAAAGAACTGTAAGCAGTTCAATATATAAATATGAAACATCTATTGAAACTCTTGTTTCTTGGAGTATTTCTTTGCAGTGCTGGTGGTTTTGCACTAATAGCCTGCGGAGAAACTACAGATTGCTCTCTTGCAGGGCGGCCTTCTCCACGTTTCAATTTTATAAACGACAGTACAATGAAAGAAAAAGCGCTGGATTCACTGACGGTTATTGCCCTCAATACAGTGCAGGGAGATTCTGTTGTGCTGAATAAGTCGGCGAAGGTTAGCTCTGCTACACTTCCGCTGAGTTATGCAGGTTCAAAAACTGTATTTGTTTTTAAGTATCCCAAAAAAGTGAATGATACAATTTGGGTTACGCATACTAATACGGCACATTTTCTTTCAATGGAATGCGGCATAACAATGTTTCATCGTATAGATAGCGTAAAACATACCTTTCATGCTATAGATTCTGTTGCAATAATTAATTCAGGAGTTGGTGTCAATGAAAAAGAGAATATTCGCGTCTTTTATTAATATAGTCGCTTTGCTGGTGATGTCTCTCCCTGTTCTTGCTCAAGGACAGAATACTGAGATTAAATTGCCGAAAGAGGTTTTTCCGTTATATAATGGAACCTTTGTTGGAGTTGATATGTATGGATTAGGAAGTAAGGCATTTGGAGCCGATTTTCAAAGCTTGGAAGTGAGTGCGGATGTTAATCTGAAGAATCGCTATTTCCCCGTACTGGAATTGGGGTATGGGAAAACGGATGAACAGCAGGATGGAGTTTCCTATAAATCAGCTGCTCCTTATTTCAGAATAGGGATGAATTATAATATGATGTTTAAGAAAAAGAATCTGAGCCATCTGTATCTTGGAGCGCGTTATGGGTTTAGTGCATTTAACTATGATGTAAAAGGCTCTGTATCAGAAGATGGCATTTACTCAAAAGAAGTAATTCCATTTGAATATACGGGTGAGAAATCAAATGCTCAGTGGGTGGAATTGCTATTTGGTATAAGGGCTCAGATTTATAAAGACTTTCTGATGGGATGGTCTTTGAGATATAAGGTTAAACTTAACGCAAAAGAGAATTCTTATACAAGTCCAGGGTTTATTCCAGGTTTCGGAGAGAACAAATCAACAAACTTTGGAGTTACTTATTCCTTGATTTATAAACTACCTTTTTAATAATGACAAATTTAGAGAATTGGCTGATTGCGATAGGGTTGGCTATGGATTGTTTGGCCGTGTCTATTGCAAGCGGTATTATTTTAAAGAAAGTTCATTGGGGGAATATCCTTACTATGGCTTTCTTTTTTGGTTTTTTTCAGTTTCTGATGCCTTTCCTGGGCTGGGCTGGCGCAAGTAGATTCAGTCATTTAATTGAAAGCTTTGATCATTGGGCGGTTTTTGTTATCCTCTGTTTTCTTGGTGGAAGAATGGTTTGGGAATCTTTTAAAGATGATGAGTGCAAGAAGGAATTTAATCCCGCTAGCCTGAAGGTGATATTAACTCTGGCTATTGCTACCAGTCTGGATGCGCTTGCTGTAGGCGTTTCTTATGCATTTATGGGGATAAGAACATTTGATGCTATTCTTTCGCCTATATTGATTATCGGATTTGTCTCTTTTATAATCTCTGTTTTCGGGTTACTGTTTGGAATCTTTTTTGGTTGTAAGCACAACATGCGAGTGGAATTGTGGGGTGGATTGATTCTGATTGGTATTGGAACCAAAGTCTTAATAGAACATCTTTGTGGTTAGAAATAAAGCTTTATCCTCTGTTTACGGATTTAATGCAGGGATGTAACTCGTCCCTCATCTGTGAACCGATGAGCCCTCGGTTGAGAACCCATGGGTTCACGGATGAAGTCCCATGGGTTCACAGATGAGAACTCACTATCACTTGTCTGCGTGATAGGCTAGTTATGCTTATGAATTGACTTAGTTATAGTCTTCAAGACTTGTAAATACTGGTATTTGCACTAAAAAAGCCTGCTACATTATAAATTTTGTAGCAGGCTTTTTAAATTTCGTTATATCTAAATCAGAACGATTTATCAGATTACTTTGTTAGTCACGGAATCTGGAAAAACAACTATTGGCTTAAAGCTTTTAGCTTCTTCAAAATCCATCATGGCATAAGACATGATAATAATGATGTCTCCAACTTGTACTTTTCGGGCTGCTGCGCCATTCAGACAGATTTTGCCTGATCCGCGTTCGCCCTTGATAATATAAGTTGAAAAACGTTCGCCGTTATTGTTATCCACGATATGTACTCTCTCATTGGCGATAAGATTGGCTGCATCCATTAAGTCTTCGTCAATCGTGATACTACCCATGTAATTTAAATCAGCCTCTGTTACACGTACACAGTGTAGCTTTGACTTCATTACTTCAATCATCATAAGGTTTGGTCTTTTTAAAATTAAATCTCTTTATATTTTATGTTATCAATCAGTCGGACGTCTCCACAGAACACTGTGATACAGCCCACTGCATAGTTTGTATCTGCCCAGTCCTCAATGTCTTGCAGGGTGTTTCCATCCACAAGCTTAAAGTACTCCAGGCGTAGCCCTCTCTCAGCGGCAATTGACTCTTCTACAAAGCGAATTGTTTCATTCACTGAGTGATCTGCTGCAAAGGTACGACTTTTAAATAATGTTTGAGATATTTTTAATGCTATTTCACGTTCTTCTGCAGATAATCTTGCATTTCGGCTGCTTAAAGCCAGTCCGTCTTCTTCACGTATAATGGGGCAGCCTACAATTTCAATGTCGTAATTGAGCTGTTTTACCATTTCGCGAATGATAGCTACTTGCTGAAAGTCCTTTTCGCCAAAGTAAGCACGGTGAGGTTTTACTGCATCAAACAGTTTACTAACAATTTGTGCCACTCCGTTGAAATGTCCCGGGCGGAAGGCTCCTTCCATTACAGTGTCTAGCGGAGCGAAACTAAATGTTCGTGTATCTGGTTCCGGATACATCTCTTCTACCGACGGAGCAAATACAAAGGAACAGCCATTAGCTTCCAGTAATTTGCAATCGGCATCGAGCGTACGTGGATATTTTAATAAATCATTCTTATCATTAAACTGTGTGGGGTTTACAAATACACTCACAACGGTTACATCATTTTCTTTAGCGCTACGTTTAACTAATGATGCATGACCAGCATGCAAAGCACCCATTGTGGGAACTAATCCAACCTTTTTATCCTGAGTTTTCAGAATTGTTAGTTCTGCTTGCAACTCTTTGATAGTGTGTACAATTTTCATCTTAATTTTGATTGTTTAATCTCTTGTTTTGGAAAAACGGTGCAAAATAAGCTATTATTTATCACATAAAGAAGAAATATTGGAAATTTATCTAATATGATGTATCTGTAAAAGGACGTATGCTTGATGTTTACCTATTGATTAATAGCGACTTAACAATTGATAAGATTTTATTAAATGACAAAACTTGTATAAATGCGCTTTTTTTTTTATATCTTTGCAGAATGATTACGAGAAAGATTTTATTATAATGAAGGCTAACAAGGTTTTATTTATTACACAAGAGATTACTCCTTACTTGCCTGAATCTGAAATGGCAAATATAGGAAGATCTCTTCCACAAGCTATTCAAGAGAAAGGGAGAGAGATACGAACTTTTATGCCGAAGTGGGGAAATATCAATGAACGCAGAAATCAACTGCATGAAGTTATCCGCCTTTCGGGCATGAACCTGATCATAGATGACACTGATCATCCATTGATTATAAAAGTGGCTTCTATCCAGTCTGCCAGAATGCAGGTATACTTCATAGATAATGATGAGTATTTTCAGAACAGGCTGCAGGAAGTAGATGAAAATGGACAAGAATATGACGACAATGATAGCAGGGCCATTTTCTATGCTCGTGGAGTAATTGAAACGGTTAAAAAGCTACGTTGGTGTCCTGATGTTATTCACTGTCACGGATGGATGTCTGCTTTGGCACCTCTGTATATTAAGAAAGTATACCAGGACGAACCATCATTCCGTGATGTTAAGGTCGTATTTTCAGTA
This genomic interval from uncultured Bacteroides sp. contains the following:
- a CDS encoding DUF190 domain-containing protein encodes the protein MEAKGEAKILRIFTSNTDKFKHSLLYETVVFAAKRYGLAGATVTKGIMGFGSSSVIRSVKFWEITEKLPIVVEIVDESSKIDFFIEKILPWFDYLSCGCLITVENASIVLYQQGKKKKK
- the crcB gene encoding fluoride efflux transporter CrcB; protein product: MIKTLFIIGSGSFIGGVSRYLTSRFIQNSVISSFPFGTFIVNILGCFLVGFFYGLSERGNLINNEWRMFLTIGFCGGFTTFSTFSSENVSLLRDGNFFYFAIYASLSLFLGLTATYLGNLITKIF
- a CDS encoding DUF4199 domain-containing protein, translating into MMENRSFMNKYAMQYGSYMGIFWIVKFAFFPLGLTIPFLEFFFLILTILVPFVGYYLTRMYRDKVCGGGISFGHAWVFTAFMYMFAALLTSVGHYLYFRFIDNGFVASAYLEMIKQLEKSQPVGLGDSLKQIEETIKMLGNLRPIEIIMQLLSQNVIYGAFMALPIAFFVKKKVLVTMEDSKGENNQEEDNKE
- a CDS encoding glycosyltransferase family 2 protein, with amino-acid sequence MDISVIIPLFNEEESLPELYAWIDRVMADNGFSYEVIFVNDGSTDRSWEVIEELKAKSDTVKGIKFRRNYGKSPALFCGFKKAQGDVVITMDADLQDSPDEIPELYRMITKDGYDLVSGWKEKRYDPLSKTLPTKLFNATARSVSGVKNLHDFNCGLKAYKNQVVKNVEVYGEMHRYIPYLAKNAGFTKIGEKVVQHQARKYGSTKFGMSRFVNGYLDLLSLWFLSKFGKKPMHIFGLLGSLMFLLGFISVIIVGASKLYSMYSGLEYRLVTDSPYFYLALTSMMIGTQLFLAGFVGELVTRNAPERNNYKIEKEL
- a CDS encoding DUF6452 family protein — encoded protein: MKHLLKLLFLGVFLCSAGGFALIACGETTDCSLAGRPSPRFNFINDSTMKEKALDSLTVIALNTVQGDSVVLNKSAKVSSATLPLSYAGSKTVFVFKYPKKVNDTIWVTHTNTAHFLSMECGITMFHRIDSVKHTFHAIDSVAIINSGVGVNEKENIRVFY
- a CDS encoding DUF6048 family protein, whose product is MKKRIFASFINIVALLVMSLPVLAQGQNTEIKLPKEVFPLYNGTFVGVDMYGLGSKAFGADFQSLEVSADVNLKNRYFPVLELGYGKTDEQQDGVSYKSAAPYFRIGMNYNMMFKKKNLSHLYLGARYGFSAFNYDVKGSVSEDGIYSKEVIPFEYTGEKSNAQWVELLFGIRAQIYKDFLMGWSLRYKVKLNAKENSYTSPGFIPGFGENKSTNFGVTYSLIYKLPF
- a CDS encoding manganese efflux pump MntP family protein; amino-acid sequence: MTNLENWLIAIGLAMDCLAVSIASGIILKKVHWGNILTMAFFFGFFQFLMPFLGWAGASRFSHLIESFDHWAVFVILCFLGGRMVWESFKDDECKKEFNPASLKVILTLAIATSLDALAVGVSYAFMGIRTFDAILSPILIIGFVSFIISVFGLLFGIFFGCKHNMRVELWGGLILIGIGTKVLIEHLCG
- the panD gene encoding aspartate 1-decarboxylase, which gives rise to MMIEVMKSKLHCVRVTEADLNYMGSITIDEDLMDAANLIANERVHIVDNNNGERFSTYIIKGERGSGKICLNGAAARKVQVGDIIIIMSYAMMDFEEAKSFKPIVVFPDSVTNKVI
- the panC gene encoding pantoate--beta-alanine ligase, with product MKIVHTIKELQAELTILKTQDKKVGLVPTMGALHAGHASLVKRSAKENDVTVVSVFVNPTQFNDKNDLLKYPRTLDADCKLLEANGCSFVFAPSVEEMYPEPDTRTFSFAPLDTVMEGAFRPGHFNGVAQIVSKLFDAVKPHRAYFGEKDFQQVAIIREMVKQLNYDIEIVGCPIIREEDGLALSSRNARLSAEEREIALKISQTLFKSRTFAADHSVNETIRFVEESIAAERGLRLEYFKLVDGNTLQDIEDWADTNYAVGCITVFCGDVRLIDNIKYKEI
- a CDS encoding glycogen/starch synthase; its protein translation is MMKANKVLFITQEITPYLPESEMANIGRSLPQAIQEKGREIRTFMPKWGNINERRNQLHEVIRLSGMNLIIDDTDHPLIIKVASIQSARMQVYFIDNDEYFQNRLQEVDENGQEYDDNDSRAIFYARGVIETVKKLRWCPDVIHCHGWMSALAPLYIKKVYQDEPSFRDVKVVFSVYENDFKNKLSSDFISKLMLKDISDADLVSVQGEVDYTALMKLAVDYSDGVIQSSEKVDEEIINYARSKNIPVLDYQAPDNYIDAYNDFYDKVWEAGK